A single Tuberibacillus sp. Marseille-P3662 DNA region contains:
- a CDS encoding DNA translocase FtsK, whose translation MAKKKRRKNKARKQWRATLIYEISGLLLLAITLIGISEMGVVGETVAQTAKFFAGTWNKVFLVGPLVLAVYYIWQRQQPNFFSRRLIGTYLLFFALLLLSHVGLFETLTGENKWTNASVIKNTWELYKSQLLGTTPTAPLGGGMIGAFGFAFFYLLFDATGTTFMAVFLFLIAFILITGKSLRDVFARVYDKLRGIGSKVLNSQKSNWEAFKQRQAERKQQKQDEEAAETESQAPAVSQEVQTDQDEIQEPIIHDFSEHTSLNQDSQADDDKVAKQAQDIHPAANGHNKTQESGADPATSPEPSFDFPEVENESYQLPSFDLLQSPMKNSQSNERGHIAENVRKLEKTFDSFGVKAKVKKVHLGPAVTKYEVYPDVGVKVSRIVNLNDDLALALAAKEIRIEAPIPGKSAVGIEVPNQEIAMVSLREVLESTNGQDMDNHLAIALGRDISGEPVLSELNKMPHLLVAGATGSGKSVCINGIITSILMRTKPHEVKLLMVDPKMVELNVYNGVPHLLTPVVTDPKKASQALKKVVSEMERRYELFSETGTRNLESYNQYVRKYNEENEDQQPLMPYIVVIIDELSDLMMVASKEVEDTITRLAQMARAAGIHLIIATQRPSVDVITGVIKANIPSRIAFSVSSQTDSRTILDSGGAEKLLGKGDMLFTPIGASKPTRVQGAFLSDEEVEAVVNYVVSQQKAQYQENMIPDEEPESGSPEEVDDELFDDAVQMVMEMQTASVSMLQRRFRIGYTRAARLIDAMEDRNIVGPYEGSKPRQVLASNTTEDVSSQ comes from the coding sequence ATGGCCAAGAAGAAACGAAGAAAAAATAAAGCACGGAAACAATGGCGCGCGACGTTAATCTATGAAATCAGCGGTTTATTATTACTTGCTATAACTCTAATAGGTATTTCAGAAATGGGCGTCGTTGGGGAAACGGTTGCTCAAACGGCCAAGTTTTTCGCGGGAACCTGGAATAAGGTCTTTCTAGTTGGACCTTTGGTGTTAGCTGTGTATTATATATGGCAGAGGCAACAGCCGAACTTTTTTTCCCGGCGTTTAATCGGTACATATCTTTTGTTTTTTGCCTTATTACTCCTAAGTCATGTTGGCTTATTTGAGACTTTAACAGGTGAAAACAAGTGGACCAATGCATCAGTGATTAAGAATACATGGGAACTTTACAAAAGCCAATTACTAGGGACAACGCCTACAGCACCGCTTGGTGGTGGCATGATTGGCGCGTTCGGCTTCGCGTTCTTTTATCTATTATTTGATGCCACAGGAACCACTTTCATGGCGGTTTTTTTGTTTTTAATTGCTTTTATTCTCATTACTGGCAAATCGCTTCGTGATGTATTTGCACGGGTGTATGATAAATTAAGAGGTATCGGATCTAAAGTTTTGAATTCCCAGAAAAGCAATTGGGAAGCGTTTAAACAACGGCAAGCGGAACGTAAACAGCAAAAACAGGATGAGGAAGCAGCGGAAACTGAATCTCAGGCTCCTGCAGTCTCTCAAGAAGTTCAAACTGATCAAGATGAGATACAAGAACCGATTATTCATGATTTCAGTGAACATACAAGTTTGAATCAGGACTCACAGGCGGATGATGATAAGGTTGCAAAACAAGCACAGGACATTCATCCGGCCGCAAACGGTCACAATAAAACGCAGGAAAGCGGGGCTGACCCGGCGACGTCACCTGAGCCGTCGTTTGATTTTCCTGAGGTAGAGAATGAGTCTTATCAGCTTCCATCTTTTGATTTATTACAGTCACCGATGAAAAATTCACAGTCCAATGAACGCGGGCATATTGCTGAAAATGTAAGGAAGCTTGAAAAAACCTTTGACAGCTTCGGTGTTAAGGCTAAAGTGAAAAAAGTGCACTTAGGGCCTGCGGTGACAAAATATGAAGTTTATCCCGATGTGGGTGTGAAAGTGAGTCGGATTGTTAATCTTAATGATGATTTGGCATTGGCGTTAGCAGCTAAGGAAATCCGGATTGAAGCGCCGATTCCAGGTAAATCGGCGGTAGGTATCGAAGTACCTAACCAAGAGATTGCCATGGTTAGCCTTCGGGAAGTGCTTGAGTCGACGAACGGACAGGATATGGATAATCATCTGGCGATTGCCTTGGGCCGGGATATTTCCGGAGAACCGGTACTTTCTGAATTGAATAAAATGCCTCACCTTTTGGTTGCGGGTGCGACAGGCAGTGGTAAAAGTGTCTGTATTAATGGCATTATCACAAGTATCCTCATGCGGACGAAACCTCATGAAGTGAAACTATTAATGGTTGATCCCAAAATGGTAGAATTAAACGTCTATAATGGTGTGCCGCATTTGTTGACGCCTGTTGTAACCGATCCTAAGAAAGCGTCCCAGGCCTTGAAAAAGGTCGTTTCAGAAATGGAACGTCGTTATGAACTGTTTTCGGAAACGGGAACACGTAATCTTGAGAGTTATAATCAATATGTTCGAAAATATAATGAGGAAAATGAAGATCAACAACCGCTGATGCCGTATATTGTTGTCATTATTGATGAACTGTCCGATTTGATGATGGTGGCATCCAAGGAAGTTGAAGACACGATTACCCGTTTGGCCCAAATGGCTCGTGCGGCTGGTATTCATTTAATTATCGCTACACAGCGGCCTTCCGTTGATGTCATTACCGGTGTAATTAAAGCGAACATTCCATCACGGATTGCTTTTAGTGTTTCATCACAAACTGATTCGCGGACCATATTGGATTCTGGAGGCGCTGAGAAGTTACTCGGTAAAGGGGATATGTTGTTTACGCCGATCGGCGCATCAAAACCGACGCGTGTCCAAGGAGCGTTTTTATCGGATGAGGAAGTGGAAGCCGTCGTCAATTATGTTGTTTCCCAACAAAAAGCACAATATCAAGAAAATATGATTCCAGACGAAGAACCTGAAAGTGGCTCCCCCGAGGAGGTTGACGACGAATTGTTCGATGATGCTGTACAAATGGTCATGGAGATGCAAACAGCGTCCGTCTCCATGCTCCAGCGACGCTTTCGTATCGGCTACACTCGAGCGGCTCGCCTTATTGACGCTATGGAGGATAGAAATATCGTTGGCCCTTATGAAGGCTCGAAGCCTCGGCAAGTTTTGGCATCAAATACAACAGAAGATGTATCGTCGCAGTAA
- a CDS encoding YlzJ-like family protein, translating into MLYTIVPSETIFEDEDEQKPRKHRTLVMNGVQLVVEEADDDQYQVVQLISSNPHDFLDEQYQPGKMIRVGPLLNS; encoded by the coding sequence ATGCTTTATACTATAGTACCTAGCGAAACCATTTTTGAAGATGAAGACGAACAAAAGCCTCGTAAACACCGGACATTAGTTATGAACGGGGTCCAGCTTGTTGTCGAAGAAGCGGATGATGACCAATACCAAGTTGTTCAATTAATTAGTTCTAATCCGCATGATTTTTTGGATGAACAATACCAACCGGGAAAAATGATTCGTGTCGGACCTTTACTCAACTCATAG